One Phoenix dactylifera cultivar Barhee BC4 chromosome 8, palm_55x_up_171113_PBpolish2nd_filt_p, whole genome shotgun sequence genomic window carries:
- the LOC103702992 gene encoding protein DJ-1 homolog B-like produces MATRHLVPLPLPLFKNISSRSIRGSLLSPLRFASSSSMASPPPKKVLVPIANGTEPMEAVITIDVLRRAGADVTVASAEKDLRVEACWGIKIVADALVSDCTDSSFDLISLPGGMPGSATLRDCGALQSIVKKQAEKGGLYAAICAAPAVALGSWGLLQGLKATCYPSFMEKLPSEAIKVESRVQVDGRVATSRGPGTAIEFSLALVEQLYGKEKADEVAGPMVMRPHHGAEFAMTELNSIDWKINNTPQILVPIANGSEEMEAVMIIDILRRAKANVIVASVEDKLEIVASRKVKLVADMLLDEAVKLQYDLIVLPGGLGGAQAFSTSEKLVDLLKKQAKSKKLYGAICASPAMVLEPHGLLKGKKATAYPAMCNKLSDPSECENRVVVDGNLITSRGPGTSMEFALAIVEKLFGRQNALNLAKTLVFI; encoded by the exons ATGGCCACGCGTCATCTCGTCCCTCTCCCCCTTCCGCTCTTCAAAAACATCTCCTCTCGAAGCATCCGGGGATCACTTCTCTCCCCACTGCGCTTCGCGAGCTCGTCGTCCATGGCTTCTCCTCCCCCGAAGAAG GTCCTGGTCCCGATCGCCAACGGGACGGAGCCGATGGAAGCGGTGATCACCATCGACGTCCtccggagggccggcgccgacgTCACCGTGGCATCGGCGGAGAAGGACCTCCGCGTCGAGGCCTGCTGGGGAATCAAGATCGTGGCCGACGCCCTCGTGTCGGACTGCACCGATTCTTCCTTCGACCTCATCTCCCTTCCC GGAGGGATGCCAGGCTCGGCAACTCTTAGGGATTGTGGAGCCTTACAGAGCATCGTGAAGAAACAAGCGGAAAAGGGAGGGCTTTACGCCGCGATCTGTGCCGCCCCGGCTGTGGCACTGGGATCATGGGGTTTGCTCCAGGGTTTAAAA GCAACTTGTTATCCTTCATTTATGGAGAAGCTCCCTTCTGAAGCGATAAAGGTAGAATCAAGGGTGCAAGTGGATGGACGTGTAGCCACAAGCCGTGGACCAGGAACAGCTATCGAGTTTTCTTTGGCTTTGGTGGAACAACTATATGGAAAAGAGAAAGCTGATGAAGTTGCAGGGCCTATG GTGATGCGTCCTCATCATGGGGCTGAGTTTGCTATGACTGAGCTAAACTCGATCGATTGGAAAATTAATAATACACCTCAG ATTCTTGTGCCAATAGCCAATGGCTCAGAGGAAATGGAGGCTGTTATGATCATTGACATTTTACGCAGAGCAAAAGCTAATGTCATAGTTGCCTCAGTTGAAGATAAGCTGGAAATTGTGGCATCCAGGAAAGTGAAACTAGTAGCTGATATGCTCTTGGATGAGGCTGTTAAGCTGCAATACGATTTAATTGTTCTGCCT GGTGGACTTGGTGGTGCCCAAGCATTTTCTACTTCAGAGAAGCTTGTTGATTTACTCAAAAAGCAAGCAAAATCGAAAAAACTTTATGGGGCAATATGTGCCTCTCCAGCTATGGTCCTTGAGCCCCATGGCTTGCTTAAA GGGAAGAAGGCAACAGCATATCCAGCCATGTGCAACAAGCTTTCAGATCCAAGCGAATGTGAGAACAGGGTTGTGGTTGATGGGAACTTGATCACGAGCAGAGGCCCAGGGACATCCATGGAGTTTGCACTGGCCATTGTTGAAAAGCTATTCGGTCGACAGAATGCCCTGAACCTTGCGAAGACTCTGGTTTTCATATGA